One window from the genome of Streptomyces sp. WZ-12 encodes:
- a CDS encoding HU family DNA-binding protein, whose product MNRSELVAALADRAEVTRKDADAVLAALAETVGEIVAKGDEKVTIPGFLTFERTHRAARTARNPQTGEPIQIAAGYSVKVSAGSKLKEAAKGK is encoded by the coding sequence ATGAACCGCAGTGAGCTGGTGGCCGCACTGGCCGATCGCGCCGAGGTGACCCGCAAGGACGCCGACGCCGTTCTGGCCGCGCTCGCCGAGACCGTCGGCGAGATCGTCGCCAAGGGCGACGAGAAGGTCACCATCCCCGGCTTCCTGACCTTCGAGCGCACCCACCGTGCCGCTCGTACCGCCCGCAACCCGCAGACCGGTGAGCCGATCCAGATCGCGGCCGGCTACAGCGTGAAGGTCTCCGCGGGCTCCAAGCTCAAGGAAGCCGCCAAGGGCAAGTAA
- the murA gene encoding UDP-N-acetylglucosamine 1-carboxyvinyltransferase → MTVSTDDVLLVHGGTPLEGEIRVRGAKNLVPKAMVAALLGSGPSRLRNVPDIRDVRVVRGLLQLHGVTVRPGDEPGELVLDPSHVESANVADIDAHAGSSRIPILFCGPLLHRLGHAFIPGLGGCDIGGRPVDFHFDVLRQFGAKIEKRDDGQYLEAPRGLRGTKIRLPYPSVGSTEQVLLTAVLAEGVTELSNAAVEPEIEDLICVLQKMGAIISMDTDRTIRITGVEKLDGYTHRALPDRLEAASWASAALATEGNIYVRGAHQRSMMTFLNTFRKVGGAFEIDDEGIRFWHPGGSLNAIALETDVHPGFQTDWQQPLVVALTQASGLSIVHETVYESRLGFTSALNQMGAHIQLYRECLGGSACRFGQRNFLHSAVVSGPTKLQGSDLVIPDLRGGFSYLIAALAAQGTSRVHGIDLINRGYENFMAKLVELGAKVELPNGSLRD, encoded by the coding sequence ATGACCGTCTCTACTGACGACGTACTGCTTGTCCACGGCGGCACCCCGCTGGAGGGCGAGATCCGGGTTCGCGGTGCGAAGAACCTCGTCCCCAAGGCCATGGTCGCCGCCCTGCTGGGCAGCGGTCCGAGCCGGCTGCGCAACGTGCCCGACATCCGGGACGTCCGCGTGGTCCGCGGGCTGTTGCAGCTGCACGGCGTCACGGTGCGCCCGGGGGACGAGCCCGGCGAGCTGGTCCTCGACCCCTCGCACGTGGAGAGCGCCAACGTCGCGGACATCGACGCGCACGCCGGCTCCTCGCGGATCCCGATCCTGTTCTGCGGCCCGCTGCTGCACCGACTGGGCCACGCCTTCATCCCGGGACTGGGCGGCTGCGACATCGGCGGCCGGCCGGTGGACTTCCACTTCGACGTGCTGCGCCAGTTCGGCGCCAAGATCGAGAAGCGTGACGACGGGCAGTACCTGGAGGCGCCGCGCGGGCTGCGCGGGACCAAGATCCGGCTGCCGTACCCGTCGGTCGGCTCGACCGAGCAGGTGCTGCTGACCGCCGTCCTGGCCGAGGGCGTCACCGAGCTGTCGAACGCCGCCGTGGAGCCGGAGATCGAGGACCTGATCTGCGTCCTGCAGAAGATGGGCGCGATCATCTCCATGGACACCGACCGGACCATCCGGATCACCGGTGTCGAGAAGCTGGACGGCTACACCCACCGCGCCCTCCCGGACCGCCTGGAGGCCGCCTCCTGGGCGTCCGCGGCGCTGGCCACCGAGGGCAACATCTACGTCCGCGGCGCCCACCAGCGCTCGATGATGACGTTCCTGAACACCTTCCGTAAGGTCGGCGGCGCCTTCGAGATCGACGACGAGGGCATCCGCTTCTGGCACCCGGGCGGCTCGCTGAACGCCATCGCCCTGGAGACCGACGTCCACCCCGGTTTCCAGACCGACTGGCAGCAGCCCCTGGTGGTCGCCCTGACCCAGGCGTCGGGCCTGTCGATCGTCCACGAGACGGTCTACGAGTCCCGGCTCGGCTTCACCTCCGCCCTCAACCAGATGGGCGCCCACATCCAGCTCTACCGCGAGTGCCTGGGCGGCTCCGCCTGCCGCTTCGGCCAGCGCAACTTCCTGCACTCCGCGGTCGTCTCCGGCCCCACCAAGCTCCAGGGCTCCGACCTGGTCATCCCCGACCTGCGCGGCGGCTTCTCGTACCTGATCGCGGCCCTGGCCGCCCAGGGCACCTCCCGGGTCCACGGCATCGACCTGATCAACCGCGGCTACGAGAACTTCATGGCGAAGCTCGTCGAGCTCGGCGCCAAGGTGGAGCTCCCGAACGGCTCCCTCCGGGACTGA
- a CDS encoding YqgE/AlgH family protein produces the protein MTEVSSLTGRLLVATPALADPNFDRAVVLLLDHDEEGSLGVILNRPTPVGVADILAPWAELAGEPGVVFQGGPVSLDSALGVAVVPGGPPGEGAASAGSGTRAGASAGAAGDGFPQAAGAADGAGPGDEPLGWRRVHGAIGLVDLEAPPELLATVLGSLRIFAGYAGWGPGQLEDELVEGAWYVVESEPGDVSSPDPEQLWRAVLRRQRNELAMVATYPDDPSLN, from the coding sequence ATGACCGAGGTGTCCTCGCTCACAGGGCGGCTGCTCGTCGCCACACCCGCGCTCGCCGACCCGAACTTCGACCGCGCGGTGGTGCTCCTCCTCGACCACGACGAGGAGGGTTCCCTCGGCGTGATCCTCAACCGCCCCACCCCGGTCGGTGTCGCCGACATCCTCGCCCCCTGGGCCGAGCTGGCCGGGGAGCCCGGCGTGGTCTTCCAGGGTGGCCCGGTCTCGTTGGACTCGGCGCTCGGGGTGGCCGTGGTGCCCGGCGGGCCGCCCGGTGAGGGCGCCGCGTCCGCCGGGAGCGGCACCCGTGCCGGCGCGTCCGCGGGCGCCGCGGGCGACGGGTTCCCGCAGGCCGCGGGCGCCGCGGACGGTGCCGGGCCCGGGGACGAGCCGCTGGGTTGGCGGCGGGTGCACGGCGCGATCGGGCTGGTGGACCTGGAGGCCCCGCCGGAGCTGCTGGCCACGGTCCTCGGCAGCCTGCGGATCTTCGCCGGGTACGCCGGCTGGGGCCCCGGCCAGTTGGAGGACGAGTTGGTGGAGGGGGCCTGGTACGTCGTCGAGTCCGAGCCGGGCGACGTCTCCTCGCCCGATCCCGAGCAGTTGTGGCGGGCCGTGCTGCGCCGGCAGCGCAACGAGCTGGCGATGGTGGCGACGTATCCGGACGATCCGTCGCTGAACTGA
- a CDS encoding LysR family transcriptional regulator, translating to MNGVRGICDDGTAARPTPDDARHGAPALHDAYGPTAPDADPLADPILDGVELRHLRGFLAVADERSFTHAADRLRTGQPALTRAVRALETALGVRLLDRTTRHVALTDAGRRLYADLAPLLPRLATALRSPTGPALLRLGFTSLLPTACRALIADFEAATGAGVRLVRRDAPLAGLETGESDVAVLRGEVPPDAGLRTALLLREPRVAAVPRAAAPGSLARRRVLDWAELAELPLVVNTVTGATRPELWPADRRPQLACTAGNFDEWLEAVAAGHGVGVAPEPVAERHPHPGIRYVRLKNAPPVPVHLALPARDAHPLAARFLTLCRGPRP from the coding sequence ATGAATGGTGTCCGCGGTATCTGCGACGACGGGACCGCGGCGCGGCCCACCCCCGACGACGCCCGACACGGCGCGCCCGCCCTCCACGACGCGTACGGCCCCACCGCCCCGGACGCCGATCCGCTCGCCGACCCGATCCTCGACGGCGTCGAACTCCGGCATCTGCGCGGCTTCCTGGCCGTCGCCGACGAGCGCAGCTTCACCCACGCCGCGGACCGACTGCGGACCGGCCAGCCCGCACTGACCCGCGCCGTCCGCGCCCTGGAGACCGCCCTCGGCGTCCGGCTGCTGGACCGGACGACCCGCCACGTCGCCCTGACCGACGCCGGCCGCCGCCTCTACGCCGACCTCGCGCCGCTCCTCCCCCGGCTCGCCACCGCGCTGCGCTCCCCCACCGGACCGGCGCTGCTGCGGCTGGGCTTCACCTCCCTGCTGCCGACCGCCTGCCGTGCGCTGATCGCGGACTTCGAGGCGGCGACCGGGGCCGGCGTCCGGCTCGTCCGCCGGGACGCTCCGCTGGCCGGACTGGAGACCGGGGAGTCGGACGTGGCGGTGCTGCGCGGCGAGGTGCCGCCCGATGCCGGGCTGCGCACCGCCCTCCTGCTCCGGGAGCCGCGGGTGGCCGCCGTGCCGCGCGCCGCCGCCCCGGGCAGCCTGGCCCGCCGCCGGGTCCTGGACTGGGCCGAGCTGGCGGAGCTCCCCCTGGTGGTCAACACCGTCACCGGCGCCACCCGCCCCGAACTGTGGCCCGCCGACCGGCGCCCCCAACTCGCCTGCACCGCGGGCAACTTCGACGAGTGGCTGGAGGCGGTGGCGGCCGGTCACGGGGTCGGGGTGGCTCCGGAACCGGTCGCCGAGCGCCATCCGCACCCCGGTATCCGCTACGTCCGGCTGAAGAACGCGCCCCCGGTGCCCGTCCACCTCGCCCTGCCGGCCCGCGACGCCCACCCGCTGGCCGCGCGCTTCCTCACGCTGTGCCGCGGGCCCCGCCCCTGA
- a CDS encoding MFS transporter: MRKVWLLTLGAFTLGLDAYVMAGLLPVLAQDVGTRLSLAGQLVTVFTLAYAICAPLVAGLLSGVRPRLLILAALAVFTVGNGLTALAPSLGALLAARIVAGAGAGVYSALSTAAAAALVPEAKRGRALALVMGGMSAGTVLGVPIGVLLAEHTGWRATLWLVTGLGAVALGGLTALLPPVPAGPAVPMRARLAALTDRAVAPVVTVSFLAAVASLGLYTYLAPVLAAAGGVHEVTPYLWAWGAGGVLGSVLAGPLVDRTGRVRPLVGGVLLVIVAAQALLPTLAGAVLPGAVVALVAWGTAGWALQVPQQHRLLKAAGEERGTVALALNNSALYLGSAVGSALGGLALAAGLAPDALPWAAAGVAALGLVVHLAAGRRSRGAAGVSTLGSYEHS, from the coding sequence GTGCGCAAGGTCTGGCTGCTGACGCTGGGGGCGTTCACCCTCGGCCTGGACGCGTATGTGATGGCGGGGCTGCTACCGGTCCTCGCCCAGGACGTCGGGACCCGGCTGTCCCTGGCCGGTCAGTTGGTCACGGTCTTCACGCTCGCCTACGCGATCTGCGCGCCGCTGGTCGCCGGGCTGCTCTCCGGGGTGCGGCCCCGGCTGCTGATCCTGGCCGCGCTGGCGGTCTTCACCGTCGGCAACGGGCTGACCGCGCTGGCCCCTTCGCTGGGGGCGCTGCTCGCCGCCCGGATCGTCGCGGGCGCCGGCGCCGGGGTCTACTCCGCGCTGTCCACGGCGGCCGCCGCCGCGCTGGTCCCCGAGGCGAAGCGTGGCCGGGCGCTGGCCCTGGTGATGGGCGGGATGAGCGCCGGCACCGTATTGGGCGTGCCGATCGGGGTGTTGCTGGCCGAGCACACCGGCTGGCGGGCCACGCTCTGGCTGGTCACCGGGCTGGGCGCGGTCGCTCTCGGCGGGCTCACGGCGCTGTTGCCGCCGGTGCCGGCGGGGCCCGCGGTGCCCATGCGGGCCCGGCTCGCGGCCCTCACCGACCGCGCGGTGGCGCCGGTCGTCACGGTGTCCTTCCTCGCCGCGGTGGCCAGCCTCGGCCTCTACACCTACCTCGCGCCGGTGCTGGCCGCGGCCGGCGGCGTCCACGAGGTCACCCCCTACCTGTGGGCCTGGGGCGCCGGCGGGGTGCTGGGCAGCGTGCTGGCCGGACCGCTGGTGGACCGGACCGGTCGGGTGCGGCCGCTGGTCGGCGGGGTGCTGCTGGTGATCGTCGCCGCCCAGGCGCTGCTGCCGACGCTGGCCGGCGCGGTGCTGCCCGGCGCGGTGGTCGCGCTGGTGGCCTGGGGCACGGCAGGCTGGGCGCTCCAGGTGCCGCAGCAGCACCGGCTGCTGAAGGCCGCCGGTGAGGAGCGCGGCACCGTGGCCCTCGCGCTGAACAACTCGGCGCTCTACCTGGGCAGCGCGGTCGGCTCGGCGCTCGGCGGACTGGCCCTGGCGGCGGGGCTGGCGCCGGACGCGCTGCCGTGGGCTGCGGCCGGGGTCGCGGCCCTGGGGCTGGTGGTGCATCTGGCAGCGGGCCGACGCTCCCGGGGCGCGGCGGGCGTGAGTACCCTTGGCAGTTATGAGCACTCTTGA
- a CDS encoding DUF3039 domain-containing protein codes for MSTLEPERGAGTGTLVEPTPQVSHGDGDHERFAHYVQKDKIMASALDGTPVVALCGKVWVPGRDPKKYPVCPLCKEIFESMGAGGDKDKGKDGGKK; via the coding sequence ATGAGCACTCTTGAGCCCGAGCGCGGGGCAGGTACGGGGACCCTCGTAGAGCCGACACCGCAGGTGTCGCACGGCGACGGCGACCACGAGCGCTTCGCCCACTACGTCCAGAAGGACAAGATCATGGCGAGCGCGCTCGACGGCACGCCCGTCGTGGCGCTCTGCGGCAAGGTCTGGGTCCCGGGTCGCGACCCGAAGAAGTACCCGGTCTGCCCGCTGTGCAAGGAGATCTTCGAGTCCATGGGCGCCGGTGGCGACAAGGACAAGGGCAAGGACGGCGGCAAGAAGTAG
- a CDS encoding beta-N-acetylhexosaminidase yields MTALETDSPTGLIPAPLSRDLGDGGARPRTVRLGAQTALAAAPGTEDTARWLRATLGAAFALPLPPGSAEAPDTLTLALDATLPAEGYRLDADARWGVRLTGGSPAGVFWGAQTLRQLLGPAAFRRSALDPERAPGMPEQTIEDAPRFGWRGLMLDVARHFLPKEGVLRYLDLMAAHKLNVLHFHLTDDQGWRIEIRRYPRLTETGAWRERSKLGHRDSPLWDPRPHGGYYTQDDLREIVAYAAERQITVVPEIDIPGHSQAAIAAYPELGNTDVIDTTSLKVWDTWGVSPNVLAPTDTTLRFYEHVLEEVLALFPSRFVHVGGDECPKEQWRASATAQERIAELSLDGEDGLQSWFIRHFDRWLTDRGRRLIGWDEILEGGLAEGATVSSWRGYEGGIAAAKAGHDVVMCPSQQVYLDYRQHASPEEPVPIGYVRTLEDVYRFEPVPPQLTREQAERVLGTQANAWSEAMDGQPRLDYQLFPRLVAFAEVAWSRLPAPEARDYQDFTGRMTEHYARLDALGVGYRPPGGPLPWQRRPGILGRPFDGSPPNV; encoded by the coding sequence GTGACAGCTCTGGAGACCGATTCCCCCACAGGTCTGATCCCGGCGCCGCTCAGCCGCGACCTGGGCGACGGCGGGGCCCGCCCCCGGACCGTGCGGCTCGGCGCGCAGACCGCGCTGGCCGCCGCCCCCGGCACCGAGGACACCGCCCGCTGGCTGCGCGCCACCCTCGGCGCCGCCTTCGCCCTCCCGTTGCCGCCCGGCTCCGCCGAGGCGCCCGACACCCTGACGTTGGCCCTGGACGCGACGCTGCCGGCGGAGGGCTACCGGCTCGACGCCGACGCCCGCTGGGGCGTGCGCCTCACCGGCGGCAGCCCGGCCGGCGTCTTCTGGGGCGCGCAGACGCTCCGTCAGCTCCTCGGCCCGGCCGCCTTCCGGCGCTCCGCGCTCGACCCGGAGCGCGCCCCCGGGATGCCGGAGCAGACCATCGAGGACGCCCCCCGCTTCGGCTGGCGCGGCCTGATGCTGGACGTCGCCCGGCACTTCCTCCCCAAGGAAGGGGTGCTGCGCTACCTCGACCTGATGGCCGCCCACAAACTCAACGTCCTGCACTTCCACCTCACCGACGACCAGGGCTGGCGGATCGAGATCCGCCGCTACCCGCGGCTGACCGAGACCGGCGCCTGGCGCGAGCGCAGCAAACTCGGCCACCGCGACTCGCCGCTGTGGGACCCGCGCCCGCACGGCGGTTACTACACCCAGGACGATCTGCGCGAGATCGTCGCCTACGCCGCCGAGCGACAGATCACCGTCGTCCCCGAGATCGATATCCCCGGGCACTCGCAGGCCGCCATCGCGGCGTACCCGGAGCTGGGCAACACCGACGTCATCGACACCACCTCCCTGAAGGTCTGGGACACCTGGGGCGTAAGTCCCAACGTACTGGCGCCCACTGACACCACCCTGCGGTTCTACGAGCACGTGCTGGAGGAGGTGCTCGCCCTCTTCCCGTCCCGCTTCGTGCACGTGGGCGGCGACGAGTGCCCCAAGGAGCAGTGGCGGGCCTCGGCCACCGCCCAGGAGCGGATCGCGGAGCTGTCCCTGGACGGCGAGGACGGGCTGCAGAGCTGGTTCATCCGGCACTTCGACCGCTGGCTGACCGACCGCGGCCGCCGGCTGATCGGCTGGGACGAGATCCTCGAAGGGGGCCTGGCGGAGGGCGCGACGGTCTCCTCCTGGCGCGGGTACGAGGGCGGCATCGCCGCCGCCAAGGCCGGCCACGACGTCGTCATGTGCCCCTCGCAGCAGGTGTACTTGGACTACCGGCAGCACGCCTCGCCCGAGGAGCCGGTGCCGATCGGCTATGTGCGGACCCTGGAGGACGTCTACCGGTTCGAGCCGGTCCCGCCGCAGTTGACGCGCGAACAGGCCGAGCGGGTCCTGGGCACCCAGGCCAACGCCTGGTCCGAGGCGATGGACGGTCAACCGCGCCTGGACTACCAGCTCTTCCCGCGGCTGGTGGCGTTCGCCGAGGTGGCCTGGTCCCGGTTGCCGGCCCCGGAGGCCCGCGACTACCAGGACTTCACCGGCCGGATGACCGAGCACTACGCCCGCCTCGACGCCCTCGGCGTCGGCTACCGCCCGCCCGGTGGCCCCCTCCCGTGGCAGCGGCGTCCCGGCATCCTCGGACGCCCCTTCGACGGGTCGCCCCCAAACGTGTGA
- a CDS encoding FAD binding domain-containing protein: MTTHAPHASQSVTLPVSLDEAVAALTAMPAAVPVAGGTDLMAAVNAGLLRPAGLVGLGRISEIRGWQYLDGHALLGAGLTLARMGRPDFAALIPGLAAAARAAGPPQIRNAGTLGGNIVSCAPTGDTLPVLAALEATVVIAGPGGARREIPVSHLLTGRDMLSPGELVGFVRVPLLHAPQTFLKATGRTGPGRATASVALVLDPARRSVRCAVGAVAAMPLRPLEAEQWVASLIDWDGERGLVPEALAAFGDYVAAACIPDPAPPQDGSEPAALPPAALHLRRTVAALARRALGRALS, translated from the coding sequence TTGACCACGCACGCACCGCACGCGTCGCAATCGGTGACGTTGCCGGTCTCGCTCGACGAGGCGGTGGCGGCGTTGACGGCCATGCCCGCCGCCGTGCCCGTCGCGGGCGGCACGGACCTCATGGCGGCGGTCAACGCCGGACTCCTCAGACCAGCGGGCCTGGTGGGCCTCGGCCGGATCAGCGAGATCCGCGGCTGGCAATACCTGGACGGCCACGCGCTGCTGGGGGCGGGCCTCACCCTCGCCCGTATGGGACGCCCCGACTTCGCCGCGCTCATCCCGGGACTGGCCGCCGCGGCCCGCGCGGCCGGCCCGCCGCAGATCCGCAACGCCGGGACCCTCGGCGGCAACATCGTCAGTTGCGCCCCCACGGGCGACACCCTCCCGGTGCTCGCCGCCCTGGAGGCCACGGTCGTCATCGCCGGCCCCGGGGGCGCCCGCCGCGAGATCCCGGTCAGTCATCTGCTCACCGGCCGGGACATGTTGAGCCCCGGCGAGCTCGTCGGCTTCGTCCGGGTGCCGCTGCTGCACGCCCCGCAGACCTTCCTCAAGGCCACCGGGCGCACCGGCCCCGGCCGCGCCACCGCCTCCGTCGCGCTGGTCCTGGACCCGGCCCGGCGCTCGGTGCGCTGCGCGGTCGGCGCGGTCGCCGCCATGCCGCTGCGGCCCCTGGAGGCCGAGCAGTGGGTGGCCTCGCTCATCGACTGGGACGGCGAACGCGGCCTGGTCCCCGAGGCGCTGGCCGCCTTCGGCGACTACGTGGCCGCCGCCTGCATCCCCGACCCGGCGCCGCCGCAGGACGGCTCCGAACCGGCGGCCCTGCCGCCGGCCGCTCTGCACCTGCGCCGTACGGTGGCAGCCCTGGCCCGCCGCGCACTTGGGAGGGCGCTCTCGTGA
- a CDS encoding 2Fe-2S iron-sulfur cluster-binding protein, whose product MSEADNRRRQQPHPEQGWQPLPPGGEYEAEATAFVQLPEGFTTEAYGAGYRTPGSDPLAAPGHGYTPPASFPAHAPAHPGAGTDPAATGQWTMPFADQSAGYADPAAGYTDQTGRQEPAPHQGPPAGYQANAPEGAQPWGGEQVHWPVAGSPEAAGGAWRVPAADDVLEESGEYRVGDDQLTGHGGAAPHADGGYPAPYEGTGVPGQGATGHWNFSAGLDATSGAGTGADGGAPAGAGEPYPAPADDPYARGAAASGTGGATGHWSLPADALAQWPPAGQPVHQEDAPTGQEGATEVPAPGSAESWSIPVVEGEQSDTTGEFVVDAGRAAAAPEGEPHAPAVEHDVAGPVAPAERGAETAPEAPARALPAEPAPAGPQGAPKAPAAAVPDVVEAGHPEGPAADPVADSGPPPAGPTAVEPAAPATATDAPPVEPATPDAEAATAHPAPSEPAPAAPDGHDEHPSASYVLRVNGVDRPVTEAWIGESLLYVLRERLGLAGAKDGCSQGECGACSVQVDGRLVASCLVPAATAAGSEVRTVEGLAENGVPSDVQQALAASGAVQCGFCVPGMAMTVHDLLEGNHAPTELETRKALCGNLCRCSGYRGVLDAVADVVASRAEAAGEAPAETARIPHQAGPADPMDGAPHHQEQQPGGAG is encoded by the coding sequence GTGAGCGAAGCAGACAACCGCCGCCGGCAGCAGCCGCATCCGGAGCAGGGCTGGCAGCCGCTGCCGCCGGGCGGCGAGTACGAGGCGGAGGCGACCGCCTTCGTCCAGCTTCCGGAAGGCTTCACCACCGAGGCGTACGGGGCCGGTTACCGCACTCCGGGCAGCGACCCGTTGGCGGCCCCCGGCCACGGTTACACCCCGCCCGCCTCGTTCCCCGCGCACGCCCCCGCGCACCCGGGCGCCGGCACCGACCCGGCGGCGACCGGGCAGTGGACGATGCCGTTCGCCGACCAGTCCGCCGGGTACGCCGACCCCGCGGCCGGATACACCGACCAGACGGGCCGGCAGGAGCCCGCACCGCACCAGGGCCCGCCCGCCGGCTACCAGGCCAACGCGCCCGAGGGCGCCCAGCCGTGGGGCGGCGAGCAGGTGCACTGGCCGGTCGCCGGCAGTCCGGAGGCGGCCGGCGGAGCGTGGCGCGTGCCGGCGGCCGACGACGTCCTTGAGGAGTCCGGCGAGTACCGCGTCGGCGACGACCAGTTGACCGGCCACGGCGGCGCCGCGCCGCACGCCGACGGCGGCTACCCCGCGCCGTACGAGGGCACCGGGGTGCCGGGCCAGGGCGCCACAGGACACTGGAACTTCAGCGCCGGGCTGGACGCCACGAGCGGGGCCGGCACCGGCGCCGACGGGGGCGCTCCGGCCGGCGCGGGCGAGCCGTACCCGGCGCCCGCCGACGACCCGTACGCGCGGGGCGCCGCCGCGTCCGGTACGGGCGGGGCGACCGGCCACTGGTCGCTGCCCGCCGACGCGCTGGCCCAGTGGCCGCCGGCCGGGCAGCCGGTCCACCAGGAGGACGCGCCCACCGGCCAGGAAGGCGCCACGGAGGTGCCCGCCCCCGGGAGCGCCGAAAGCTGGTCGATCCCGGTGGTGGAGGGCGAACAGTCCGACACCACGGGGGAGTTCGTCGTCGACGCGGGCCGGGCGGCCGCCGCCCCGGAGGGCGAGCCCCACGCGCCGGCCGTCGAGCACGACGTGGCGGGGCCGGTGGCGCCCGCCGAGCGCGGCGCGGAGACGGCCCCCGAGGCGCCCGCGCGGGCGCTGCCCGCCGAGCCGGCGCCGGCGGGCCCGCAGGGCGCCCCCAAGGCCCCCGCGGCCGCAGTCCCGGACGTCGTCGAGGCCGGCCACCCGGAGGGCCCGGCCGCGGATCCCGTTGCGGATTCCGGCCCACCCCCCGCCGGGCCGACCGCCGTTGAGCCGGCGGCCCCGGCCACCGCCACGGACGCGCCGCCCGTCGAACCGGCCACCCCCGACGCCGAGGCCGCGACGGCGCACCCCGCGCCGTCCGAGCCGGCGCCGGCCGCCCCCGACGGCCACGACGAACACCCCTCCGCCTCCTACGTGTTGCGCGTCAACGGCGTCGACCGCCCGGTGACCGAGGCATGGATCGGCGAGTCGCTGCTGTACGTGCTGCGCGAGCGGCTCGGCCTGGCCGGGGCCAAGGACGGCTGCTCCCAAGGGGAGTGCGGGGCCTGTTCGGTCCAGGTGGACGGGCGGCTGGTCGCCTCCTGTCTGGTGCCCGCCGCCACCGCGGCCGGCAGCGAGGTCCGCACCGTCGAGGGGCTGGCGGAGAACGGCGTGCCCTCCGACGTCCAGCAGGCGCTCGCCGCCTCCGGGGCCGTGCAGTGCGGCTTCTGCGTACCGGGCATGGCGATGACCGTCCACGACCTGTTGGAGGGCAACCACGCCCCCACGGAGTTGGAGACCCGCAAGGCGCTCTGCGGCAACCTCTGCCGCTGTTCCGGCTACCGGGGGGTCCTGGACGCCGTCGCCGACGTCGTCGCGTCCCGCGCCGAGGCCGCCGGGGAGGCGCCGGCCGAGACCGCCCGCATCCCCCACCAGGCCGGTCCCGCCGACCCGATGGACGGGGCACCGCACCACCAGGAGCAGCAGCCGGGAGGCGCCGGATGA